The Granulicella sibirica genome has a segment encoding these proteins:
- a CDS encoding DUF6908 domain-containing protein has protein sequence MPCAIPKDCFELGFAGGAQLIPYFWRDDFAAVEQVSRAIIPGHYVALLELQMQHETFAELWDNNLRLQGYEEAFTDKCILG, from the coding sequence ATGCCATGCGCGATCCCGAAAGATTGTTTTGAGCTCGGCTTCGCTGGGGGAGCCCAACTGATTCCGTACTTTTGGCGCGATGACTTCGCTGCCGTGGAGCAGGTCTCACGCGCCATCATCCCTGGCCACTATGTCGCCCTTCTCGAATTGCAGATGCAGCACGAGACGTTTGCGGAGCTTTGGGACAACAACCTGCGTCTGCAGGGCTACGAAGAAGCCTTTACGGACAAGTGCATTCTCGGCTAA
- a CDS encoding tyrosine-type recombinase/integrase — translation MNDKRTLGPWVRRFLMEHLPDDRNLSRNTQQSYRDALRLLIVFAAGTVRKKADRLLLADIDADLVRVFLHHLEEERGCTISTRNQRLAACHAFAAFVGQRSPEDLGWSAQLRSVEFKRSTRVTVGYLDKHEIDALLAAPDRTTKAGHRDHVLLLFLYNSGARADEAAQLEIGDMTLCGTGSGTLSSVRLKGKGNKVRLCPLWTSTVVALRELTRGRQDHERVFLSRIAKPLTRFGVHDIVIRHARTATASVPGMQKKKIGPHTIRHTTATHLLRAGVDINTIRAWLGHVSLDTTNVYAETDLDMKAKALGMCEQKQMPGRKRWRDNPDLLTFLAQL, via the coding sequence ATGAATGATAAACGTACTCTGGGCCCCTGGGTGCGACGCTTCCTGATGGAGCATCTGCCCGATGATCGCAACCTGTCGCGGAACACACAGCAGAGCTATCGGGATGCGTTACGTCTTCTGATCGTGTTCGCGGCTGGCACGGTACGGAAGAAGGCGGACAGGCTTCTCCTCGCCGACATCGACGCCGATCTTGTTCGGGTCTTCCTTCACCATCTCGAAGAGGAACGTGGCTGCACGATCTCCACTCGCAATCAACGTCTGGCGGCCTGTCATGCGTTCGCTGCCTTCGTCGGACAGCGCAGCCCGGAGGATCTCGGCTGGTCGGCACAACTACGGTCGGTGGAGTTCAAGCGCTCGACCCGCGTTACTGTCGGCTATCTGGACAAACATGAAATCGATGCTCTGCTGGCCGCACCCGACCGCACGACGAAGGCTGGGCATAGGGATCATGTGCTGTTGCTGTTCCTCTACAACTCTGGAGCGCGTGCCGATGAGGCCGCGCAACTGGAGATAGGCGATATGACTCTGTGTGGCACCGGCAGCGGCACTCTGTCGTCGGTGCGCCTGAAAGGCAAAGGGAATAAAGTCCGTCTCTGCCCGCTGTGGACTTCCACCGTCGTTGCACTACGCGAGCTGACACGCGGGCGGCAGGATCATGAGCGCGTGTTCCTGAGCCGCATAGCCAAACCGCTGACACGCTTCGGAGTGCATGACATCGTCATCCGCCACGCGCGAACTGCGACGGCTTCCGTGCCCGGGATGCAAAAGAAGAAGATCGGCCCGCACACTATCCGACACACTACAGCAACCCATTTGCTCCGCGCTGGCGTGGACATCAATACCATCCGCGCATGGCTCGGGCACGTCTCGCTCGACACCACCAATGTATATGCCGAGACCGACCTCGATATGAAAGCAAAGGCACTCGGCATGTGCGAACAGAAGCAGATGCCTGGAAGGAAACGCTGGCGGGATAATCCCGACCTGCTCACCTTCCTCGCTCAACTCTAG
- a CDS encoding metallophosphatase domain-containing protein, with protein sequence MRLVVLSDTHGQHDKIRAIPEGDILVHAGDFMNSGIDLLEIISFNRWLGQQPFRHRVVCAGNHDKYFESDPATARGLLTNCQYLENSEITIEGVRLWGSPYTPEFFNWAFMYPRGTAATRYWDSIPKDLDVLITHGPPLGILDQTAPNMVHLGCAELLDAVRNKRPKVHIFGHIHGGAGEVERDGIRFVNAAFLNERYEPSHPAGKIRVIDI encoded by the coding sequence ATGCGGCTCGTAGTTCTTTCCGACACACACGGCCAACACGACAAGATCAGAGCCATCCCCGAAGGGGACATCTTGGTTCATGCCGGTGATTTCATGAACTCTGGCATAGACCTGCTGGAGATCATCTCGTTCAATCGGTGGTTGGGACAGCAGCCATTCAGGCATCGCGTGGTGTGCGCAGGAAACCACGATAAGTACTTCGAGTCGGACCCTGCAACGGCCAGAGGCCTCCTCACGAACTGCCAATATTTAGAGAACTCAGAGATTACGATTGAGGGAGTCCGGCTCTGGGGTTCACCGTACACTCCAGAGTTCTTCAATTGGGCCTTCATGTATCCCCGCGGGACTGCTGCTACGAGATATTGGGACAGCATTCCTAAAGATCTCGACGTGCTGATTACGCATGGACCGCCGTTAGGAATTCTCGATCAGACCGCGCCTAATATGGTGCATCTCGGATGCGCCGAGCTGCTCGATGCTGTTCGGAACAAGAGGCCAAAGGTGCACATCTTTGGGCACATTCACGGTGGCGCAGGCGAGGTGGAACGGGATGGCATCCGGTTCGTGAACGCAGCGTTCCTGAATGAGCGCTATGAGCCCAGCCATCCGGCTGGGAAGATCCGTGTCATCGACATCTGA